Within Flavobacterium pisciphilum, the genomic segment GGTTTATCATCATTTTCAATTGAATTAATTGTTGCTTATTTAGATGAGAACTATGGTATAGAAGAAAGTATTGAAGAAGGTGTAATTCGATTCTTTCAATTCGTAAGTAATCCATCATTTCCCATAATTGAATTTAAAGATTCAATTAAATCAATTCCTGGCAATTATGACTCACCTATTTACATTGCTGATAATACAAACAAAGAGAACAATATTGTGAAACGTCTTGATAAAAACAAATGGGATGAAATTATTGAAGAAGCTGAAGATGCCTTTGATACCTTAAATATTGCCGAATCAAAAAATAATAAAGGAGACACTATTCAAGAATGGAAACGTGTTTTCGGACCAACTTTTAATTTAGATTAATGCCTATGTACGGAACAACTACAAAAACCAGCACTTATACAGTTTTAGATATAAGAAAAACCTTTGAAGGCTGTGAAGCTGATATTAGAACAATTGCACGAAGAACTGGAAAATGGACAATGGAATATGTTGATAAACTATTCTATGACATACTTTTATTGGCTGAAAATGAATATTTATATTCAGTTGATGTTGTATTACTAAACAGCGAGACAGAAAGAGTAATTCGAGCTTCAAAATTTATTGTGAATTCTCTTGGAACATCTACAGAAAGTGAAAGAGCAGGTAAGAATAATGATTGGACTGACATTCCAAATACAAGATTATCAGTCATTTTGGCATATACTCAAAAATGGAAAAATTTAAATGCTTCAGAAAAAGAAAATTTTTCAAAAGGTTTTAAATTATCATGGACGGCATCCTCTATTGATAATTCATTCCCCAGTCTTCAAAGTTCAAATGCTCAATTATATGCTAGCAAAGGATATGAATTAAAAAAAACTAATTACAAATAGCTATGAATAATATTTTTGACAATATAGTTGAATTACCTAACAAGGGTATACAAGAAAGAGCAAAGAACTTAGTTGGTTTTGATTCAAAATTCGATAGAATTTTTTCTAACTTAAAATTATTACTTGATCAAGAAGGATTAAGTGAATGGAGTAAAAAGTTTCACAAAGTAGAGCTACCGATTATTTCTCAGCTTCAAGAGAAGTATCCGCTAATTATACTGTCTGGAGACGCAGGTACCGGAAAAACAATTTCCGCTGAAGCAATTGCAGATAGAATGTTACGAGAACTTAAAAAAGACGGTTTTTTTCTCAAACTAAGTACAAGAGTAAGAGGAGAAGGTTTACATGGTCAAATGGGTAACTTGGTAAATGATGCGTTCAGTGAATTAAAAAATCAAGCGGGAAAAAGAAGAATTGCATTTTTATTGATTGATGAGGCTGATGCTATAGCCTCAACTAGGTCAACTATGCAAATGCATCAAGAAGAAAAGGCAGCTGTTAATACATTAATTCAAAAAATTGACGAATTAAGAGAATTAAATGGTAGAGCTATTTTATTCATGTCAACAAATAGACTTCATTTTCTGGATGAAGCAATTATTCGAAGAG encodes:
- a CDS encoding ATP-binding protein; this encodes MNNIFDNIVELPNKGIQERAKNLVGFDSKFDRIFSNLKLLLDQEGLSEWSKKFHKVELPIISQLQEKYPLIILSGDAGTGKTISAEAIADRMLRELKKDGFFLKLSTRVRGEGLHGQMGNLVNDAFSELKNQAGKRRIAFLLIDEADAIASTRSTMQMHQEEKAAVNTLIQKIDELRELNGRAILFMSTNRLHFLDEAIIRRAAIILEFERPTFDERKQLFEKSIGEIGLNDKELETLADLTGEKHNNGLAFSFSDIRLRVLPEAVSKCFPSKALDFESVKETIIQLNPSPKII